From the Primulina tabacum isolate GXHZ01 chromosome 3, ASM2559414v2, whole genome shotgun sequence genome, one window contains:
- the LOC142540117 gene encoding putative membrane protein At1g16860 — protein sequence MGSRFPSHQLSNGLYVSGRPEQPKEKTPSMSSVAMPYTGGDIKRSGELGKMFDIPMDSSRSRKSGPISNAPTRTGSFGGTSSHSGQLNSVNRASVSSGGVSGSASMKKTNSGPLNKHGEPLKKSSGPQGGGTAVSRQNSGPLPPVLPTTGLITSGPITSGPLNSSGAPRKTSGPLESIGSMKLHNASVVNNQAVTHLSQDDEYSFRRSFPKPILWSIILLFVMGFIAGGFILGAVHNPILLLVVVVLFVAVATVFTWNTCWGRRAVTSYIACYPDAELRTAKDGQFVKVSGVVTCGNVPLESSFQKVPRCVYTSTSLYEYRGWDSKAANPTHRRFTWGLRALERHVVDFYISDFQSGLRALVKTGYGARVTPHVDESVVVEINPSNGDASSDFSRWLGVRNLSSDDCVMCLKEGYIKEGSTVSVMGVVQRNENVLMIVPPPEPFSTGCQWSKCILPASLEGVVLRCEDTSKIDVIPV from the exons ATGGGTTCTCGATTTCCTTCACATCAGTTGAGCAATGGCCTATATGTGTCTGGCCGCCCTGAACAGCCAAAAGAGAAGACTCCCTCAATGAGCTCAGTCGCCATGCCTTACACTGGTGGTGATATCAAAAGGTCTGGAGAGCTTGGAAAGATGTTTGACATCCCTATGGACAGCTCAAGGTCCCGAAAATCTGGTCCTATAAGTAATGCTCCGACAAGAACGGGGTCATTTGGTGGCACATCTTCGCACTCAGGCCAATTAAATTCTGTCAATCGTGCCTCTGTTTCTTCTGGAGGGGTTTCTGGGTCAGCCTCTATGAAGAAAACCAATTCTGGTCCACTTAATAAACATGGGGAACCATTGAAAAAATCATCTGGTCCTCAAGGAGGAGGAACAGCTGTTTCTCGTCAGAATTCTGGTCCTCTTCCACCAGTTCTTCCAACCACAGGTCTAATTACATCCGGACCTATTACTTCAGGTCCACTGAATTCATCTGGGGCTCCTAGGAAAACATCTGGCCCTTTGGAGTCGATTGGATCAATGAAGTTGCACAATGCTTCTGTTGTGAATAATCAGGCTGTTACCCACCTCAGTCAGGATGATGAATATTCCTTCCGGAGGAGCTTCCCGAAGCCAATTCTTTGGTCCATCATTCTTCTCTTCGTGATGGGGTTTATTGCTGGCGGTTTTATTCTTGGAGCTGTTCACAACCCTATTCTTCTTCTTGTCGTTGTCGTGCTTTTTGTTGCTGTTGCTACAGTATTTACCTGGAATACATGTTGGGGAAGAAGAGCTGTTACCAGTTATATAGCTTGTTATCCTGATGCTGAATTACGAACTGCGAAAGATGGCCAATTTGTTAAAGTTTCGGGG GTTGTCACATGTGGAAACGTTCCTCTTGAATCATCATTCCAGAAAGTTCCCCGTTGTGTTTATACCTCCACAAGTTTATATGAGTACAGGGGATGGGATTCAAAAGCAGCAAATCCCACTCATCGCCGCTTTACCTGGGGCCTTCGTGCATTAGAG AGGCACGTGGTTGATTTCTATATCTCTGATTTCCAATCTGGATTGAGGGCATTGGTTAAGACTGGCTATGGTGCAAGAGTGACGCCCCATGTTGATGAATCGGTGGTTGTTGAAATCAATCCGTCAAATGGGGATGCATCTTCTGATTTTTCCAGATGGTTAGGAGTAAGGAATCTTTCAAGTGATGACTGTGTAATGTGTTTGAAAGAAGG GTACATCAAAGAAGGCAGCACCGTCAGTGTTATGGGTGTGGTGCAGCGAAATGAGAATGTTTTAATGATCGTTCCTCCTCCAGAACCCTTTTCAACCGGATGCCAGTGGAGTAAATGCATTCTGCCTGCAAGTCTTGAAGGTGTCGTTTTGAGATGCGAGGACACCTCGAAGATAGATGTTATACCAGTTTAG
- the LOC142540118 gene encoding large ribosomal subunit protein uL30y-like: MGEEVKGEVVPESVFKKQKRNEEWALAKAKELNEAKKKRSETRKLICYKARKYAKEYEDQEKELIRLKREARLKGGFYVNPEAKLLFIIRIRGINAMHPRTKKILQLLRLRQIFNGVFLKVNKATMNMLHRVEPYVTYGYPNLKSIRELIYKRGYGKVNKQRNALTDNSIIEQVLGKHGIICMEDLIHEIMTVGPHFKEANNFLWPFQLKAPLGGLKKKRNHYVEGGDAGNREDYINELIRRMN; the protein is encoded by the exons ATGGGTGAGGAGGTCAAAGGTGAAGTAGTCCCTGAGTCAGTTTTCAAGAAACAGAAGAGGAACGAGGAATGGGCGCTTGCTAAGGCAAAAGAGCTCAATGAAGCAAAGAAGAAGAGGTCCGAGACACGAAAGTTGATATGCTACAAAGCAAGGAAGTATGCTAAGGAGTATGAGGATCAG GAGAAGGAGTTGATTCGCTTGAAGCGTGAGGCTAGATTGAAGGGTGGATTTTATGTTAATCCAGAAGCTAAGCTTTTGTTCATTATCAGAATTCGTGG AATTAATGCAATGCATCCGAGAACCAAGAAAATTCTGCAGCTTCTTCGGTTACGTCAG ATCTTTAATGGTGTCTTTTTGAAAGTTAACAAAGCTACAATGAACATGCTCCACAGGGTTGAGCCTTATGTTACTTATGG GTACCCTAACCTCAAAAGTATCCGTGAGTTGATTTACAAGCGTGGTTATGGGAAAGTAAATAAGCAAAGAAATGCCTTGACTGACAATTCCATCATCGAGCAG GTGCTGGGTAAACACGGTATAATCTGCATGGAGGATCTTATTCACGAGATTATGACTGTTGGACCCCACTTCAAAGAAGCAAACAACTTCCTATGGCCATTCCAACTCAAAGCACCTTTGGGCGGTTTGAAGAAGAAGAGGAATCATTATGTTGAAGGTGGTGACGCTGGTAATCGCGAGGATTACATCAATGAGCTGATTAGGAGGATGAACTGA